From the genome of Desulfotignum phosphitoxidans DSM 13687, one region includes:
- the rnhA gene encoding ribonuclease HI, with the protein MKYYAVATGRTTGIFTTWPEAKAQVEGFPGAVYKSFKTREQAEAFLADPVLGTGRKKTASSQKSRNNGPSGTDNDWPEGTIVVYTDGSAIGNPGPGGYGVVIQKHPDTPAKELSGSYGHTTNNRMEMTAVIKALQALQGTVSPVVVHSDSRYVVDALTKGWAAGWEKRGWKRSNGQPALNPDLWKQLLPLVQSLNVRFVWVRGHSGNPLNERCDELANTAARNGNPQDDTM; encoded by the coding sequence ATGAAATATTATGCTGTCGCCACCGGTCGCACCACCGGCATTTTTACTACCTGGCCTGAGGCCAAAGCCCAGGTGGAAGGATTTCCCGGGGCTGTTTACAAAAGCTTTAAAACCCGGGAACAAGCTGAGGCCTTTCTGGCGGACCCGGTCCTGGGAACCGGCAGAAAAAAAACCGCGTCCAGTCAAAAATCCCGGAACAACGGCCCCTCAGGTACTGACAATGACTGGCCTGAGGGCACCATTGTGGTGTACACGGACGGCAGCGCCATCGGCAATCCCGGACCCGGCGGATACGGGGTGGTGATCCAGAAACATCCGGACACCCCGGCAAAGGAACTGTCCGGCAGCTACGGGCACACCACCAACAACCGCATGGAGATGACCGCCGTGATCAAAGCCCTTCAAGCGCTTCAGGGAACGGTCTCCCCCGTGGTGGTGCACTCGGACTCCCGGTATGTGGTGGATGCCCTGACCAAAGGATGGGCCGCAGGATGGGAAAAAAGAGGCTGGAAACGGTCCAACGGCCAGCCGGCCCTGAACCCGGACCTGTGGAAACAGCTGCTGCCCCTGGTTCAATCCCTGAATGTGCGGTTTGTCTGGGTCCGGGGTCACAGCGGCAATCCTTTGAACGAACGCTGTGATGAACTGGCCAATACCGCGGCCCGGAACGGGAATCCCCAGGACGACACCATGTAA